From a single Octopus sinensis linkage group LG5, ASM634580v1, whole genome shotgun sequence genomic region:
- the LOC118763457 gene encoding endochitinase A-like, with product SPPTSPSPISPSPISSLPISSSPSPISSSPISSAILSSSISSASISSSAILSSSISSTISPSISSSISSSPISSSISSSISSPTPSPIPSSPIPSSAMPSSAMPSSAMPSSAISSSPMSLSAISSSAISSSAISSSAISSSTSWINFSHIIRSHLLISRCRRKSECHH from the exons tcaccaccgacaTCACCATCACCGATATCACCATCACCGATATCATCATTAccgatatcatcatcaccatcaccgataTCATCATCACCGATATCATCTGCGATATTATCATCATCGATATCATCAGCATCGATATCATC atctgccatattatcatcatcgatATCATCAACGATATCACCATCGATATcatcatcgatatcatcatcaccgatatcatcatcgatatcatcatcGATATCATCACCGACACCATCACCGATACCATCATCACCGATACCATCATCAGCGATGCCATCATCAGCGATGCCATCATCAGCGATGCCATCATCAGCGATATCATCATCACCGATGTCACTATCAGCGATATCATCATCAGCGATATCATCATCAGCGATATCATCATCAgcgatatcatcatcaacatcatggaTA AATTTCTCACATATAATCCGAAGCCATTTACTAATTTCAAGATGTCGTCGAAAATCGGAATGTCATCATTAA